A region of Allocoleopsis franciscana PCC 7113 DNA encodes the following proteins:
- a CDS encoding DsbA family protein — MYRSQLLANPFISLRRLAQKALALAGLLLSGLVLLTWSLPAQAASQVSPLVEEQVLQVIRKHPEQILQLIREHPEVIVQSVQGYQQQQQSQLQQIRQAFVQALQMNPKIVIRDSPTTGASDLKVVLLEFSDFQCPYCAQAHKIIQQFMSKHADEVTLVYKHFPLTPIHPEAMPAAKAAWAAFQQGKFWEYEDALFSQQDKLGNSLYVATAKSLNLDLEKFEQDQANADRAIEEDIQLAQTLGLSGTPFFVINGEAFSGDVKLSDLEKALTGASQS, encoded by the coding sequence ATGTATCGATCGCAACTGTTGGCAAATCCCTTCATCAGCCTCCGACGCTTGGCTCAGAAAGCTTTAGCACTCGCAGGTCTGCTGCTGTCGGGTCTAGTACTGCTAACTTGGTCACTCCCTGCACAAGCCGCCAGTCAAGTGAGTCCTCTGGTTGAAGAACAAGTCTTGCAGGTGATTCGCAAGCACCCTGAACAAATTTTACAGCTCATTCGCGAACACCCAGAAGTCATTGTGCAATCGGTTCAAGGCTACCAGCAGCAACAACAATCACAACTGCAACAGATCCGGCAGGCTTTCGTGCAAGCACTACAAATGAATCCTAAAATTGTGATTCGCGACTCTCCCACCACGGGCGCAAGTGATTTAAAAGTCGTGCTATTAGAATTCTCAGACTTTCAATGTCCCTACTGTGCCCAGGCTCATAAAATCATCCAACAGTTTATGAGCAAACATGCGGATGAAGTTACCTTAGTGTACAAACATTTCCCTCTCACTCCCATTCATCCCGAAGCCATGCCTGCGGCTAAGGCGGCTTGGGCGGCATTTCAACAAGGGAAATTTTGGGAGTACGAGGATGCTTTATTTTCCCAGCAAGACAAGTTAGGCAACTCGTTGTATGTGGCGACTGCCAAAAGCCTGAATCTGGATTTGGAGAAGTTTGAGCAAGATCAAGCCAATGCCGATAGGGCGATTGAGGAGGATATTCAGTTAGCTCAAACCTTGGGACTTTCAGGCACTCCCTTCTTTGTAATCAACGGTGAAGCCTTTTCCGGTGACGTGAAGTTATCGGATTTAGAGAAGGCTTTGACGGGTGCAAGCCAGTCTTAA
- a CDS encoding GAF domain-containing protein — translation MKNQLDQALAKTHSQGQYEAAIQPFSDLATQQPQDAKIRIWLGAASREAGDLDKARAELREALRLAGDSATADLARTALVQLENESSGSPSHPPIASQGSHSPLGQLSVPQVFTSTLKNPPFSIALSSQSPQQSSPPWWRQLRLSTKAILLAIAFGTLPAIGIGATSYYLTNQAITTQVAQTGQSPTTTMSELKAQLLLTLMLGTGGTVLLVGAIAAFLSHRASREISAATNAVEKLGRGELNTYLKVQGEDELSTLSTHINQLADQLQLQFSQQAAEVKQELLLNSISSSIREAFDTQDMFTTVVAEVRAALKADRVIVYRFNPDWNGTMIAESVGRGWPPSLGAQINDTCFKDRYVIPYQKGRIRATNDIYNAGLTDCHIRQLETFSVKANLVVPIIADRQLHGLLITHQCSGSRTWKETEIDFLKQVATQMGFALNQEILLKKEETLRKQQEAEAERARLLNDITSNIRESLDTDYIFNTAVVETRAALQADRVVVYRFESEGHGMVVAESVARGWPSALGLQMANPCFENRYVILYEKGRVKANEDISKADLSDCHLRQLETLSVKANLIVPIIVDRQLHGLLIAHQCSAPRTWKEIEIDFFKQVANQVGVALDQAMLLKQQETLRKQKEAEAERARLLAEAAEMAALEQRQQKEAEAKRARAFAEMTKQILRSLNLEDIFSTTVRQVKQALKADRVLIYRFDSDWSGTMIAESVDSNWTIALGAEVEDTCFKGNHGGLYRKGRVRAINDIYQANLTKCHIKLLERFEVKANLVAPILIRDELLGLLIAHQCAKPRDWQEEEINWLAQVATQVGIAIEQATLLEQREQARQEAQASFQEQRQQKEALQRQLAELLNEVKGAAKGDLTVLAEVKEGEIGTVADFFNSIIASLRGIVTQVKQAAVQVNVSLGENEGAIRQLSDQALTQAEEITRTLGSVEQMTLSIQAVAESAHRAAAVARSASTTAQAGGQAMERTVQGILKLRATVGETSKKVKRLGQSSQEISKAVYLIQQIAQATNMLALNAGIQTARENEDAQSFTAVAEEISELAERSTAATQEIEHIVETIQRETNEVVEAMELGTSQVVEGTYLVEETKDSLGQILEVSHQIDELVQSISSATVSQAQTSLAVTNLMQKIARVSERTSESSHQISRSLQQTVAVAQELQSSVGVFKVDTDHS, via the coding sequence ATGAAAAATCAACTCGATCAAGCTCTAGCCAAAACCCATTCGCAAGGACAGTATGAAGCGGCGATACAACCGTTTTCCGACTTGGCTACCCAGCAACCTCAAGATGCGAAAATTCGCATTTGGCTAGGTGCCGCCTCTCGTGAAGCTGGCGATTTGGACAAAGCTAGAGCTGAATTGCGAGAAGCGCTCAGACTGGCGGGTGATTCGGCAACGGCTGACTTAGCTCGCACGGCGTTAGTTCAACTGGAGAACGAGTCTTCAGGCAGTCCGAGTCATCCCCCGATAGCGAGTCAGGGGAGTCATTCCCCTCTGGGGCAACTCTCTGTGCCCCAAGTATTTACGAGTACGCTGAAGAACCCGCCATTTAGCATAGCTCTCTCTAGTCAGTCTCCTCAGCAATCAAGTCCTCCCTGGTGGCGGCAATTGCGATTGAGTACAAAAGCCATCCTGTTGGCGATCGCATTTGGCACACTCCCCGCGATCGGAATCGGCGCAACCAGCTACTACCTCACCAATCAAGCGATTACCACACAGGTTGCCCAAACCGGTCAAAGCCCCACCACCACGATGTCAGAGCTGAAGGCACAACTGTTGCTGACTCTGATGCTGGGAACAGGGGGAACCGTCTTATTAGTCGGTGCGATCGCCGCTTTCCTCTCCCACCGCGCCTCGCGTGAAATCAGTGCAGCCACCAACGCCGTAGAAAAATTGGGTCGGGGAGAACTCAATACTTACCTAAAAGTCCAAGGAGAAGACGAATTATCCACCTTAAGCACTCATATTAACCAACTGGCAGACCAGCTTCAGCTTCAATTTAGCCAACAAGCGGCTGAGGTGAAGCAAGAACTACTCTTGAATTCCATTTCCTCCAGCATTCGAGAAGCCTTCGACACCCAAGACATGTTCACCACGGTGGTAGCAGAAGTCCGCGCCGCCCTGAAAGCCGATCGCGTTATTGTCTATCGCTTCAATCCAGACTGGAATGGTACGATGATTGCCGAATCCGTGGGTCGGGGTTGGCCTCCTTCTCTCGGTGCTCAAATTAATGACACCTGTTTTAAAGATCGATACGTCATTCCTTACCAGAAAGGCCGGATTCGAGCGACTAACGATATTTACAACGCTGGTTTAACCGATTGTCATATCCGACAACTGGAAACCTTTTCCGTCAAAGCGAACTTAGTCGTACCAATCATTGCAGACCGACAACTTCATGGTTTATTGATTACCCACCAGTGTTCTGGCTCTCGAACCTGGAAGGAAACCGAAATTGATTTCTTAAAACAAGTCGCCACCCAGATGGGCTTTGCCCTGAACCAAGAAATCCTCCTTAAAAAGGAAGAAACTCTCCGCAAACAGCAAGAAGCGGAAGCTGAACGGGCACGGTTGTTGAATGACATCACCTCCAATATTCGGGAATCCCTGGATACGGATTATATTTTCAACACCGCCGTGGTGGAGACTCGCGCCGCCCTACAAGCCGATCGCGTGGTGGTTTATCGCTTCGAGTCGGAAGGGCACGGCATGGTTGTTGCCGAATCTGTGGCGCGGGGTTGGCCTAGTGCCTTGGGATTGCAAATGGCTAACCCTTGTTTTGAGAATCGCTATGTGATTCTTTATGAGAAAGGTCGAGTCAAAGCCAACGAGGATATTTCCAAAGCTGATTTAAGCGATTGTCACTTAAGGCAACTGGAAACCTTATCGGTCAAAGCCAACCTGATTGTGCCGATTATTGTTGACCGACAGCTTCATGGCTTGCTGATTGCCCATCAATGTTCTGCTCCCAGGACGTGGAAAGAAATCGAAATTGATTTCTTCAAGCAAGTGGCGAACCAGGTAGGGGTAGCTTTAGACCAAGCGATGCTACTTAAACAGCAGGAAACCTTGCGAAAACAGAAAGAAGCCGAAGCCGAACGCGCTCGATTACTAGCAGAAGCGGCGGAGATGGCAGCTCTTGAGCAGCGTCAACAAAAAGAAGCCGAAGCCAAACGCGCCCGTGCCTTTGCTGAAATGACCAAGCAAATTTTGCGATCGCTTAACTTGGAAGATATCTTCAGCACCACGGTGCGACAGGTGAAACAAGCCTTAAAAGCCGACCGAGTGTTAATCTACCGTTTCGATTCCGACTGGAGTGGCACCATGATTGCTGAATCCGTGGACTCGAATTGGACAATTGCCCTAGGGGCGGAGGTAGAGGACACTTGTTTTAAGGGAAATCATGGCGGACTCTACCGCAAAGGTCGCGTTCGTGCGATTAATGACATCTATCAGGCCAATTTAACCAAGTGTCATATTAAGTTACTCGAACGCTTTGAAGTTAAGGCGAATTTAGTCGCCCCGATTCTGATTCGGGATGAGTTGCTCGGTTTACTGATTGCCCATCAATGTGCCAAGCCACGAGATTGGCAAGAGGAAGAAATTAATTGGTTGGCACAGGTGGCGACACAGGTAGGAATTGCGATCGAGCAAGCTACCCTTTTGGAACAGAGAGAGCAAGCGCGTCAGGAAGCTCAAGCGAGTTTTCAAGAGCAACGCCAGCAAAAAGAAGCACTCCAGCGTCAATTGGCAGAACTGCTCAACGAAGTCAAAGGAGCCGCTAAGGGCGATCTCACCGTTCTCGCGGAGGTGAAAGAAGGGGAAATTGGCACCGTTGCAGACTTTTTCAATTCCATCATTGCCAGTCTGCGCGGCATTGTGACTCAGGTGAAACAAGCAGCGGTGCAAGTCAACGTATCCTTAGGGGAAAACGAAGGAGCCATCCGTCAACTGTCTGATCAAGCTCTTACACAGGCAGAAGAAATTACCCGTACCCTGGGTTCCGTCGAGCAAATGACGCTTTCCATTCAAGCGGTTGCCGAGAGTGCCCACCGCGCCGCCGCCGTTGCTCGCTCTGCCTCTACTACTGCCCAAGCGGGTGGACAAGCGATGGAGCGCACGGTGCAAGGAATTTTAAAATTGCGAGCCACGGTGGGAGAAACCTCCAAAAAAGTGAAGCGTTTAGGTCAATCCTCTCAGGAAATTTCCAAAGCCGTTTACTTGATTCAACAGATTGCTCAAGCAACTAACATGCTAGCGCTGAATGCTGGAATTCAAACGGCACGAGAAAATGAGGATGCCCAAAGCTTTACAGCCGTTGCAGAGGAAATCAGTGAATTGGCTGAGCGTTCAACGGCTGCCACTCAAGAAATTGAACACATTGTAGAAACCATCCAACGAGAAACCAATGAAGTAGTTGAGGCGATGGAATTGGGGACTTCTCAGGTTGTAGAAGGCACTTATTTGGTGGAAGAAACCAAGGATAGCCTCGGTCAGATTTTAGAGGTATCTCATCAGATTGATGAGTTAGTGCAATCGATTTCGAGTGCAACCGTATCTCAAGCGCAAACCTCTTTAGCGGTTACCAACTTAATGCAGAAGATTGCTAGGGTTTCTGAGCGAACCTCTGAATCTTCCCATCAAATTTCGCGCTCTTTGCAGCAAACCGTAGCTGTTGCCCAAGAACTTCAATCTTCGGTAGGAGTTTTCAAAGTGGATACCGACCATTCATGA
- a CDS encoding alpha/beta hydrolase, with the protein MFYPIRAVLPWLALLLSSISLFLSSWIVIPVPTMSLLPLGVGTPEVSPWLVVLNVIAVGVSWFGGHEGWLQRGTLGASLLGLFLSLLPLIQLPATEQQMSEVMHDTLGANYEQQISPSVQNQLRPHPFILADAFRGIPQMPVRYTPDIPFAAPDGVPLNLDLYRPPQVGQYPAIVIIYGGGWQSGSASHYANFSRYMAHQGYTVFAIAYRHAPRYQFPAQLDDVRAALTFIQQHATEYETDITRIALLGRSAGGHLAMLTAYQPDALPVRAVVSYYGPFNLTNGYKNPPKPDPYNVRAVLEAFLGGSPDEQPEKYVQASPVTYVTRPLPPTLLVHGSRDHIVQVRFAQNMHQRLLAANSKAILLEIPWAEHAFDAIFHGPSNQLALYYTERFLAWALQ; encoded by the coding sequence ATGTTTTATCCCATTAGGGCAGTATTACCCTGGCTGGCGCTGCTGCTAAGTAGCATCAGCCTATTCTTAAGTAGCTGGATTGTGATCCCAGTTCCCACTATGTCTCTCCTACCCTTGGGGGTGGGAACACCCGAAGTCAGTCCTTGGCTAGTAGTCCTGAATGTGATTGCGGTGGGAGTGTCATGGTTTGGAGGACACGAGGGTTGGCTGCAACGTGGGACTTTGGGCGCTAGTTTGCTCGGACTTTTCTTAAGTCTTTTGCCTCTGATACAGCTACCTGCCACTGAGCAGCAGATGTCAGAGGTGATGCATGATACCTTAGGGGCAAACTATGAACAGCAGATTTCCCCATCGGTGCAAAATCAGTTGCGCCCTCATCCCTTTATCCTCGCGGATGCCTTCCGAGGTATTCCTCAGATGCCGGTACGCTACACCCCGGATATCCCATTTGCCGCCCCCGATGGCGTACCGCTGAATCTGGATCTATACCGCCCTCCCCAAGTAGGACAATACCCCGCGATTGTGATTATTTATGGCGGGGGTTGGCAAAGCGGTAGCGCCTCCCATTATGCGAACTTCAGCCGTTACATGGCACATCAAGGTTATACCGTGTTTGCGATCGCCTATCGCCATGCACCCCGTTATCAGTTTCCGGCTCAACTTGATGATGTCCGTGCCGCACTCACCTTTATTCAGCAGCACGCCACTGAGTATGAAACCGATATCACCCGCATCGCCTTACTCGGACGTTCCGCCGGCGGACATTTGGCAATGTTAACCGCTTATCAACCCGATGCCTTACCCGTGCGGGCAGTTGTAAGCTACTATGGGCCATTCAACCTCACTAACGGATACAAAAATCCACCCAAACCCGATCCCTACAATGTACGCGCCGTACTCGAAGCCTTTCTAGGGGGTTCACCGGATGAACAACCTGAAAAATACGTTCAAGCATCACCCGTCACTTATGTGACACGCCCACTCCCGCCCACCCTACTCGTACATGGAAGTCGTGATCATATTGTCCAAGTCCGCTTTGCCCAGAATATGCACCAACGTCTGCTTGCCGCCAACAGTAAGGCGATCCTGTTGGAAATTCCTTGGGCAGAACATGCCTTCGACGCCATCTTTCACGGCCCCAGCAATCAGCTAGCCCTCTACTATACCGAGCGTTTCTTAGCTTGGGCACTCCAGTAA
- a CDS encoding bifunctional lysylphosphatidylglycerol flippase/synthetase MprF — MLTRRTQIGVWTAAFLTSLVGVVNLLSAVTVSEWARVKWLKGIFPFEVRQGGHLFAALTGFFLLMLASNLLRRKRIAWLLTVGLLIVSIISHLLKGFDWEESLLSLVLLVQLLLMRDIFTAQSDRPSIAQGFRILIGALLFTLAYGTAGFFLVDLRHYDYNFTLTDALYQTLAMFFTEDNAGLVPRTRYGRFFANSIYLVGGVTLSSALIMLLRPVLLRGEPATPEERQRAKEIVKQYSRSSLAALTLLKDKAYYFSPSGRSVIAYVPKGRGAIALGDPIGPEDDRKEVIIGFQQFCQRNDWHPAFYQTLPDDLELYRALGFHTIKIGEEAIVDLKAFTLQGKAAQDMRSALNRMKKLGHEVKFYQPPISDQLLQELKPVSDEWLKMTQGSEKQFSLGWFYEDYLRDCEIAVVQAADGQISAFANLIPEYELNKTTIDMMRRRVEVEQGTMDFLFSSMFQHFKERGYDRFNLGLSALSGLGEKPQSPRLEKALNYLYEHLNQFYNFKGLHAFKEKYKPQWEPRFFIYPRRVALPEVVVALIRADSGDRLLDYLKPGE; from the coding sequence GTGCTAACGCGACGCACTCAAATTGGTGTATGGACTGCTGCCTTTCTAACCAGCTTAGTCGGAGTGGTTAACCTGCTGTCTGCTGTTACAGTCAGCGAATGGGCACGAGTGAAGTGGCTTAAGGGAATTTTCCCCTTTGAAGTGCGGCAAGGCGGACATCTGTTTGCAGCACTGACGGGATTTTTCTTGCTAATGCTTGCTAGTAATTTGTTGAGACGGAAGCGGATAGCGTGGCTCTTAACCGTAGGGTTGCTCATTGTCTCAATCATCAGTCACTTGCTCAAGGGGTTTGACTGGGAAGAGAGTCTTTTGTCTTTGGTGCTGCTAGTACAACTGCTGCTCATGCGGGATATCTTCACGGCACAATCAGACCGTCCTTCAATCGCCCAAGGGTTTAGGATACTCATTGGGGCATTATTATTCACCCTTGCCTACGGAACGGCTGGTTTTTTTCTCGTAGACTTGCGGCACTACGACTATAACTTTACTCTCACCGATGCCCTCTATCAAACCTTGGCAATGTTTTTCACAGAAGACAATGCTGGGTTGGTACCAAGAACTCGCTATGGGCGCTTTTTTGCCAATTCAATTTATTTGGTAGGAGGGGTTACACTTTCCTCTGCTCTGATTATGCTCTTGCGACCGGTGTTGCTGCGGGGGGAACCTGCGACTCCAGAGGAACGACAACGGGCGAAGGAAATTGTCAAGCAATATAGTCGCTCATCTTTAGCCGCTTTAACCCTATTAAAAGATAAAGCCTATTACTTTAGTCCTTCGGGACGTAGCGTAATTGCGTATGTCCCCAAAGGTCGAGGTGCGATCGCATTAGGAGACCCGATTGGCCCTGAGGATGACCGCAAGGAGGTGATTATTGGCTTTCAACAGTTTTGTCAGCGTAATGATTGGCATCCAGCCTTTTACCAGACATTGCCCGACGACTTAGAGCTTTACAGAGCACTTGGCTTTCATACCATTAAGATTGGGGAAGAAGCGATCGTTGATCTCAAAGCCTTTACCCTACAAGGCAAAGCGGCTCAAGACATGAGATCTGCATTGAACCGCATGAAAAAATTAGGGCATGAAGTCAAGTTTTACCAACCCCCTATTTCCGATCAATTGCTGCAAGAGTTAAAGCCAGTGAGCGATGAGTGGCTCAAGATGACACAAGGGTCGGAAAAACAGTTCTCGCTAGGCTGGTTTTATGAGGACTATCTGCGGGATTGTGAAATTGCCGTCGTGCAGGCGGCTGACGGTCAGATTAGCGCCTTTGCCAATCTGATACCAGAGTATGAGTTAAACAAAACTACGATTGATATGATGCGGCGACGGGTTGAGGTCGAGCAAGGGACGATGGACTTCTTATTTAGCTCAATGTTTCAGCACTTTAAAGAACGGGGCTATGACAGATTTAACCTTGGTCTATCCGCGCTTTCTGGCCTTGGGGAAAAGCCTCAGTCTCCTCGTTTAGAAAAGGCACTGAACTATCTTTACGAACACTTAAATCAGTTCTATAACTTCAAGGGATTACATGCCTTCAAAGAAAAATATAAGCCTCAGTGGGAACCTCGCTTTTTTATCTATCCCAGGAGGGTAGCGTTGCCAGAAGTTGTTGTGGCGTTGATTCGTGCTGACTCAGGAGACCGTTTACTAGATTACCTAAAACCAGGAGAGTAA
- a CDS encoding alpha/beta hydrolase: protein MTVKSSPAVKLRTLLITGIGIVALLAGAGYWYVFIAGAPQLDAPPTEAKDSKIKLFFELKTFNSKAMGEVRQYGVILPPGYEKNPNKHYPVIFLLHGGHDDANAWVKKIGIIPVLEDLYESGKLLPSIVITPDGNDKRGSSPLFDPQYYDGPNGNVGTLIGSELVQMLKSRYRTLESPQFWAIGGLSSGGWGAVNIGLHHRNTFHTMFSQIGYFTDQSGPENSPQSLIKKIPVKERKLLHIYMDAGKDDLMGKEFLDSSQKFHETLNELGIDNEFHAFPGGHGLQGPDYGWNYDHKHAHDSLSFVGRQFKKALTQPKN, encoded by the coding sequence ATGACAGTTAAATCTTCCCCAGCCGTGAAATTACGAACACTTCTAATAACAGGGATTGGGATTGTCGCGCTCTTGGCAGGAGCCGGTTACTGGTATGTTTTTATTGCGGGTGCTCCGCAGTTAGATGCACCCCCTACAGAAGCAAAAGATAGTAAAATCAAACTTTTCTTTGAGCTCAAGACCTTCAACAGTAAGGCGATGGGCGAAGTCCGACAATATGGTGTGATTCTGCCTCCTGGCTACGAGAAAAACCCCAACAAACACTATCCTGTGATTTTCCTGCTGCATGGGGGACATGATGATGCTAACGCCTGGGTGAAAAAGATAGGAATAATACCTGTACTAGAAGACCTCTATGAAAGTGGAAAACTGCTCCCCTCAATTGTGATTACACCCGATGGCAATGATAAACGAGGTTCTAGCCCTCTATTTGACCCTCAGTATTACGATGGCCCCAATGGGAATGTTGGCACGCTGATTGGTTCAGAACTCGTTCAGATGCTAAAATCCCGCTACCGTACCTTAGAATCACCACAGTTTTGGGCGATCGGCGGACTATCGTCGGGCGGTTGGGGTGCGGTCAACATCGGCTTACATCACCGGAACACCTTTCATACGATGTTTAGTCAAATCGGTTATTTTACTGACCAAAGCGGCCCAGAAAATAGCCCTCAGAGCTTGATAAAAAAGATACCTGTAAAAGAGCGTAAGTTGTTGCACATCTATATGGATGCCGGAAAAGATGACTTAATGGGGAAAGAATTTCTTGACTCATCCCAAAAATTCCATGAGACGTTGAACGAATTGGGTATAGACAACGAGTTCCATGCCTTCCCTGGTGGTCATGGATTACAGGGACCAGACTATGGCTGGAACTACGATCACAAACACGCTCACGATTCATTATCTTTTGTGGGCAGGCAGTTCAAGAAAGCGCTAACACAGCCGAAAAACTAA
- a CDS encoding alpha/beta fold hydrolase — protein sequence MKILAWGGRHFYHLPCVQQLTNYLSSPHRHEVMEQFFAECPVPTEPHPYKALEIFWNYNFFRRSSQLNSQIPVLVISGGKDFMFTYTMEEELAACFSNSKHLHLPDAGHLMMAEYPDVVNDAIANLIEIV from the coding sequence ATGAAGATTCTCGCTTGGGGAGGAAGACACTTCTATCATTTACCCTGCGTACAGCAACTCACTAACTATTTATCTAGCCCTCACCGCCATGAGGTCATGGAGCAGTTTTTTGCCGAATGCCCAGTCCCAACTGAACCGCATCCCTATAAGGCACTGGAAATCTTTTGGAATTATAACTTCTTCAGGCGTTCCTCTCAGCTCAATTCCCAGATTCCAGTTTTGGTGATTAGTGGCGGAAAAGACTTCATGTTCACCTACACAATGGAGGAAGAGTTAGCAGCCTGTTTCTCAAACAGTAAACATCTACACTTGCCGGATGCTGGACATCTGATGATGGCAGAATATCCTGATGTCGTCAATGATGCGATCGCTAATCTGATCGAAATTGTTTGA
- a CDS encoding alpha/beta fold hydrolase: MTLVNNEASQDTLAGHLIHLRRGVNLQVCHHPGQSPALVFLHGGMGNRFNLRSQYDFFHARGREVLAYDLAGHGQSTPYQRYLIGRHQRDLKRLLHRFHITSPVLCCHSYGVPIGLEWARGETTSRKWLSLDCGWNP; encoded by the coding sequence ATGACTCTGGTTAACAATGAGGCTTCTCAAGATACCTTAGCAGGACACCTTATTCATCTCCGAAGGGGGGTAAATTTACAGGTTTGTCATCATCCAGGTCAAAGTCCGGCTTTAGTCTTTCTGCATGGGGGAATGGGCAACCGATTTAACCTGCGCTCACAGTATGATTTCTTCCACGCACGGGGTAGAGAAGTCTTAGCTTACGATTTAGCGGGACACGGTCAGTCAACACCTTACCAACGCTATTTGATCGGGCGACACCAACGAGACCTTAAGCGGCTGTTGCATCGCTTTCACATCACTTCCCCTGTCTTATGTTGCCATAGCTACGGGGTACCCATCGGATTAGAGTGGGCGAGAGGCGAGACGACATCCCGTAAGTGGCTTAGTCTTGATTGCGGGTGGAACCCATGA
- a CDS encoding helicase HerA domain-containing protein, with the protein MDLDKPLGSVIQGSLSAGLEVRLHPDIWVEDMRVGKFLVVQGMRSRFFCMLTDVTLGTSSQRILANPPSPDDDFLREVLAGSGTFGTVNLTPMLMFTPQDLSHQSRGVALNGDSSLGSFQSQSSEEMELLPVKTIPSHFSQVYDASDRDFRAVFGWEDDPTRRNFAIGNPLDMEVPICIDLDRFVERSNGVFGKSGTGKSFLTRLLLSGIIRKQAAVNLIFDMHSEYGWEAVSEGKQFSTVKGLRQLFPGQVQIYTLDPESTKRRGVRGTQELYLSYDQIEVEDIMLVRGELNLSEASLENAIILRNEFGKSWITQLLNMTNEDIQMFCDEKRGNKSSIMALQRKLLRLDELKYMRSACPHNYVGQILQSLEAGKHVVIEFGSQSNMLSYMLATNVISRRIHASYVKKAETFLQTKNPSDRPRPLVITIEEAHRFLDPATVRQTIFGIIAREMRKYFVTLLVVDQRPSGIDNEVMSQIGTRITALLNDDKDIEAIFTGVSGGQSLRSVLAKLDSKQQALILGHAVPMPVVVKTRPYDQTFYAEVGDTSWDEMPDEELFAAAEVAKADLGF; encoded by the coding sequence ATGGATTTAGATAAGCCATTAGGCTCAGTCATTCAAGGCTCTCTCTCCGCAGGACTGGAAGTGCGATTGCATCCTGATATCTGGGTGGAAGATATGCGAGTGGGTAAGTTTTTAGTGGTACAGGGGATGCGATCGCGCTTTTTCTGTATGCTCACTGATGTCACGTTGGGGACATCTAGTCAACGAATTCTGGCTAACCCTCCCAGTCCCGATGATGACTTTTTACGAGAAGTTTTGGCGGGAAGTGGCACCTTTGGTACGGTTAACCTGACACCGATGCTGATGTTTACGCCACAAGACTTAAGCCATCAGTCCAGAGGAGTTGCCTTGAATGGAGACAGTTCCTTAGGTTCTTTTCAATCGCAAAGTAGCGAAGAGATGGAATTGTTGCCCGTTAAGACCATTCCCAGTCACTTCTCTCAGGTGTATGATGCCAGCGATCGCGATTTCCGTGCCGTCTTTGGCTGGGAGGATGACCCCACTCGCCGCAATTTTGCGATCGGCAATCCTCTTGACATGGAAGTCCCAATATGCATTGACTTAGATCGTTTCGTGGAACGCAGTAACGGCGTCTTTGGCAAATCCGGTACGGGTAAATCCTTCCTCACCCGATTACTGCTATCTGGGATTATCCGCAAGCAAGCGGCGGTGAACCTAATTTTTGACATGCACTCGGAATATGGCTGGGAAGCGGTTTCGGAGGGCAAACAATTCAGTACGGTTAAAGGATTGCGCCAACTCTTTCCCGGACAAGTCCAAATTTACACCCTCGACCCCGAATCAACCAAACGCCGAGGGGTGCGTGGTACTCAGGAACTGTATCTCAGCTACGACCAGATTGAAGTTGAAGATATCATGCTGGTGCGAGGTGAGTTAAACCTTTCCGAGGCAAGTCTGGAGAATGCCATTATCCTCCGCAATGAGTTTGGCAAATCCTGGATTACGCAATTACTCAATATGACGAATGAAGACATCCAGATGTTCTGTGATGAGAAGCGAGGGAACAAGTCTTCGATCATGGCATTGCAGCGCAAATTGCTGCGTCTGGATGAGTTGAAGTATATGCGTAGCGCTTGTCCACATAATTATGTGGGTCAGATTTTGCAATCGTTGGAAGCGGGGAAGCATGTAGTGATTGAGTTTGGTTCTCAGTCGAATATGTTGTCTTATATGTTGGCAACGAATGTGATTAGCCGTCGTATTCACGCTAGTTACGTGAAGAAAGCAGAGACGTTTTTGCAGACGAAAAATCCTAGCGATCGCCCCCGTCCCCTCGTCATCACCATCGAAGAAGCGCACCGTTTCCTCGATCCGGCTACCGTCCGCCAAACCATCTTTGGGATTATTGCCCGTGAAATGCGGAAGTACTTTGTGACATTACTGGTAGTCGATCAGCGTCCTTCGGGGATTGATAACGAGGTGATGTCCCAGATTGGGACTCGGATTACCGCTTTGCTGAATGATGACAAAGATATTGAGGCGATTTTTACGGGGGTATCTGGGGGGCAAAGTTTGCGATCGGTGTTGGCAAAGTTGGATTCTAAGCAACAAGCGCTGATTTTAGGTCATGCGGTGCCGATGCCTGTTGTAGTCAAAACTCGTCCCTATGATCAAACTTTCTATGCCGAGGTTGGGGATACTTCTTGGGATGAGATGCCGGATGAAGAATTATTCGCGGCGGCTGAAGTGGCTAAGGCGGATTTGGGGTTTTAA